The DNA region TGAGTTTTCAAAAATAAAAGACTTAAAAGCGGATGAAAAAAAAGAATTTGCACAAAAGCTAAATGAAAAAAAAGAGACTTTAAATAGTGCAATTTTAGAAAAAAAGCATGAACTTGAAAATTTAAAATTACAAGAAAGAATGAAAAAAGAAGCTATTGATGTTACGCTTTTTAATGAAAGTCTAAATATCGGAGCCTTACATCCTATAACAATAACAATGGATAAAATAATTGAGTATTTTTTATCTCAAAATTTCAGTATTGAAAATGGACCTTTAATTGAGGATGATTTTCATAATTTTGAAGCTTTAAATTTACCGAAATATCACCCAGCGCGCGATATGCAAGATACATTTTACACATCGGATAATAATCTTTTAAGAACCCATACAAGTCCAGTTCAAATTAGAACTATGCAAAATGAAAAACCACCTATTAGAATGATAGCACCCGGGACTGTTTTTAGAAGAGATTTTGATCTTACTCATACGCCTATGTTTCATCAAATAGAAGGATTAGTTGTTGAAAAAGGAAATAAAGTAAGCTTTGCAAATTTAAAATATATTTTAGAGGATTTTTTACGATATATGTTTGGTGATGTTAAAGTAAGATTTAGACCTAGTTTTTTCCCATTTACTGAGCCATCTGCTGAAGTGGATATAAGTTGTATATTTTGCAAAGGACATGGTTGTAGGGTTTGTTCAAACACAGGCTGGTTAGAGGTTTTAGGTAGTGGTGTTGTAGATCCTAATGTTTTTAAATTTGTTGGATATGAAGATGTGAGTGGTTATGCTTTCGGTCTTGGAGTAGAAAGATTTGCCATGCTTTTACACGGTGTGCCTGATTTAAGGTCGTTGTTTGAAGGAGATATTAGATTATTGGAGCAATTTAGATGATAGTAACTAGAAATTGGTTGCAAGAATGGATAGATATTTCACAAATAAATAGTGAAAAATTAGTTAAAATTTTAAATGAAATTGGTTTAGAGGTTGATAGTTATAGTGAGATAAGGTTGCCACAAAAAGTGGTTATTGGATATGTAAAAAGTAAAAGAGCTCATGAAAACTCTGATAAATTAAATATTTGTGAAGTTGATGTAGGAAGTGAAATTTTACAAATTGTTTGTGGTGCTAAAAATGTAGAAACTGGTCAGTATGTTGCAGTAAGTCTAATTGGAGCAACATTGCCAAATGGCATTAGGATAAAGCCTGCAAAATTAAGAGGAGTTGACAGTTTTGGTATGATTTGTTCGGCTACGGAGCTTGGACTTCCAAAACTAAATGATGGTATTATGGTTTTAGATAATAGCCTAGGTGATATTGTTATTGGAAGAGAACTTTGTAAATATCCACTTTTAAATGATGATATTATTGAGATAGGTCTTACGCCAAATAGAGGTGATTGTCTTAGTATTTATGGTGTTGCAAGAGATTTAAGTGCTGCTTTAGATATTTCTTTAAAACCTCTTTCATATAGCGATCAAGATGGTCTTTTAGGCATTGGAAGACTTTTAGGAATTCATTCTAGTGAAAAAATAAATAGTTTTTTTGAATATAAAGCCTTTAGTATAGAAAAAGAGTTAAAACTTGATTTAATAAAGTCTTTAAGGGTAAATTTCGCAGGAATTTTAAAAGGTAGTGTAACTGAAAATTTACTAGCTTATGCAACTTACTCAACTGGAGTTTTACTCAGAGCTTATGATGGTCAAAAGCTTAAAAATAAAGACGATAAGGTTATGCTCGAAATAAGATCTGAGAAATTTGGAAATTCAAGTGTTTATGAAAACAATCAGCTTATTTCTTTAGCAGGAATTTCACAAGATGATAAGTTTAAAGTAGATGAAAACTCAAAACTAGTAATAATAGAGGCAAATTACACAGATCCAAAAATAATAGCTACAGCAACTAATGAAAATAAAGAGTTAAAAGGTGATGGACATATCTACAGAGCAGTTAGAGGAAGTGAGCCAAAGCTTAGTGTAGGGCTTGAGTATTTATGCAGTATTATTTCAAAAAATGATAGTATAAATTTATACAGTGGCACTCAAAAAGTAAAACCTATAAAAGAACCAAAAACTGTAATTTTCAGTGCTGAGCAAATAAATAACATTATAGGAAAAGAAATTTTAAGAAATGATGCAGTTAAGATTCTTAAAAAACTTGGATTTGAAATTGGAATAGAGCAGGATTTAATAAATGCAAAAGTACCTTTATTCAGACATGATATTGAAAATGTTTACGATATAGCAGAAGAAATAGTTAGAATAATTGGTATTGACAATATTCCTTCAAAAGCACTTATATTTAATGAGCAAAATAGAATAAACAACTATTTTAAAGAGTATAAAAACAAAAAAAATTTAAAAAGAAAAGCTTGTGATAATGGTTTTTTTGAGTGTATTCATTATATTTTTGACAGCGAAGAAGAACTTTTAAAATTTGGTTTTAAAAAGTGTAAAACACAAATTTTAAATCCTATAACAAGTGATTTAAACACTCTCAGGCCAACTTTAATAAATCACTTATTAAAATCAAGCGTAAGAAACTATAAAAATTCCCAAAGATCAATTAAGCTTTTTGAAATAGGAGCTGTTTTTGATGAAAATGCAAAACAAAACGATAAAGTTGCCTTTTTAATGAGTGGACTCATAAATGAAGCAAGTTTATTAAACACTCAAAAGCCAAAAGAGATAGATTTTATAACTTTTGCTTCAAAAGTGCAAAATATAATTGGCAAATTTAGTTGCAAAGTACCAAATAGCGCAATTTCTTATTTAAATAAATTTGAACAAGCTCAAATTATTCAAGATAAAAAAGTAATTGGATATATTGGTAGAGTTGATTTAAGTATTGAAAATGAGCTTGAGCTACCTAAAACATACATTTGCGAAATTAACTATGAAGATCTTAAATTTGATGATATTGTAGCTAAAGCATATTCTAAATTTCCAAGTATTGGCAGAGATTTAAGTTTAATAGTTCCTAAAAATATGCGCTACGAAGAAGTTAGAGAAGTTTTAAAATCGGTAAAAACTAAAAATTTAAAATC from Campylobacter ureolyticus includes:
- the pheS gene encoding phenylalanine--tRNA ligase subunit alpha, with protein sequence MISKIYSSKTLDELDEIRVKLFGKKGLITAEFSKIKDLKADEKKEFAQKLNEKKETLNSAILEKKHELENLKLQERMKKEAIDVTLFNESLNIGALHPITITMDKIIEYFLSQNFSIENGPLIEDDFHNFEALNLPKYHPARDMQDTFYTSDNNLLRTHTSPVQIRTMQNEKPPIRMIAPGTVFRRDFDLTHTPMFHQIEGLVVEKGNKVSFANLKYILEDFLRYMFGDVKVRFRPSFFPFTEPSAEVDISCIFCKGHGCRVCSNTGWLEVLGSGVVDPNVFKFVGYEDVSGYAFGLGVERFAMLLHGVPDLRSLFEGDIRLLEQFR
- the pheT gene encoding phenylalanine--tRNA ligase subunit beta, translating into MIVTRNWLQEWIDISQINSEKLVKILNEIGLEVDSYSEIRLPQKVVIGYVKSKRAHENSDKLNICEVDVGSEILQIVCGAKNVETGQYVAVSLIGATLPNGIRIKPAKLRGVDSFGMICSATELGLPKLNDGIMVLDNSLGDIVIGRELCKYPLLNDDIIEIGLTPNRGDCLSIYGVARDLSAALDISLKPLSYSDQDGLLGIGRLLGIHSSEKINSFFEYKAFSIEKELKLDLIKSLRVNFAGILKGSVTENLLAYATYSTGVLLRAYDGQKLKNKDDKVMLEIRSEKFGNSSVYENNQLISLAGISQDDKFKVDENSKLVIIEANYTDPKIIATATNENKELKGDGHIYRAVRGSEPKLSVGLEYLCSIISKNDSINLYSGTQKVKPIKEPKTVIFSAEQINNIIGKEILRNDAVKILKKLGFEIGIEQDLINAKVPLFRHDIENVYDIAEEIVRIIGIDNIPSKALIFNEQNRINNYFKEYKNKKNLKRKACDNGFFECIHYIFDSEEELLKFGFKKCKTQILNPITSDLNTLRPTLINHLLKSSVRNYKNSQRSIKLFEIGAVFDENAKQNDKVAFLMSGLINEASLLNTQKPKEIDFITFASKVQNIIGKFSCKVPNSAISYLNKFEQAQIIQDKKVIGYIGRVDLSIENELELPKTYICEINYEDLKFDDIVAKAYSKFPSIGRDLSLIVPKNMRYEEVREVLKSVKTKNLKSFNLVDIYSDDSLKSFNSVTIKFIFQSMEETLEDNEISKELDEILKALKEKLNVGIR